The genomic region TCACCAGTAGAGAAATAATATTTATCTTCTATCATGCCCGCGAAAGCGGGCATTTATGTACTTAATTAACTCTTGAAAAAAATAATGAAGTTTAATAGCCCCAAATGGAAATTGAAGAACACTATATGTCCCTGTTGTGGTCAAGGTAGCCCTGAGTTCATATGCTGCCCCAGTTGTGGAAATATTGCGTTAGCATGTTTGGAAGTTGGAGCAATTTTTTCAGATCCGAATGACCTATCGATTCAAATGAATTTGGAGTCTACCTGCGTTACCTGTATGAGGATCAAGTACAGTTGCTTTCCCCCAGCAACGGAACAACAACTAAAGAACAGCACTTTTAAAGATAACTTTGAAGTTCAGAGCTAGTACGTAATAACCTGAGCATTGTAAATAAACTAGTTTCATCTTTTCCCGAATCACGTAGCTATCGAATATTGATCAGCACCCTAAAACAATTCATACGCTGTTTTATTGTTAAACAATAACTTTTGAGATCCAAGATTGCCGGGTCGCGCCCCGGCGGGCGCCTCACTTTCTTTGCTCGCGCAAAAGAAAGTAAGCAAAGAAACGCGCCCCAACTGCGCCAGATAAGTTTTGCTACTTCGACTAAGCCGTTCCGGCATCGACAAGCCTCCAGCTCGGGCCGTGCTGGCTCGGCATCCATGCCTCAACAGCACTACAACCGCAATCCCTGCGGTTGTACCCGGCCTCCGACTTGTCGTTGCCGGCTGGCGCAGACGGGGACCCCGTTTTTTTCTTTCCGCTATCTCTGGCTTCGAAATGAACCGCAAAAACCAAATAAAGACTGATCTTGTGATTTTTTAAGGACACTCCATCCTCATTTCATCTGTCATGATCACCGGCAACCATTCCATCCTTTCACAAGCTTGTCCGTAGGCATTGCCGGAACCATCCAGATAAGCAAAACGCACCGAGGCCGGTAAACGCAGTGACAACGGCGCGGATGTTTTCACCGCAATCATGTCGGCAAATAATTGCATCGCGCCGCTGGCGCCGGTTAAGCCGGTGCTTTGATTGTCGTCACGACCAAGCCAAGTAACGATCAAATACTCATCATCAAAACCGACAAACCAAGAATCGCGAGTGTCGTTGGTGGTGCCGGTTTTACCGGCAAGATTCAATGATGGATAGCGTGCGCCCAGACTTTTTCCAGTGCCGTCACGCACCGCTTCTTGCAGCGTGTAGGCGGTCAGGAAACTCGATGCCGGATGTAGCTCGCCCAGCGATTCCGTTTGCCGGCGCCACACTTCACCATCATCAAAACGGGCAGCGACAATCGCGTGGCTAGGCATCACTTGCTGGCCGTGGGCAATGCCTGAATACAGCGTTGCCACTTCCAGCGGTGACAATTCCAACGCACCCAATGCCAGTGACGGCCACAAAGCAATGGGGCGCTCAATGCCCATTTCGCGCAGGCTTTTTTCCACCTGTTTTAAGCCAACTTCCATCGCCAAACGCGCGGTGGCCAAGTTCAAGGATTCCGACAGAGCGCGATGCAGGCTGACGATGCCGCGACTCTGACCGTCGTAGTTTTTCGGTTGCCAGGTTTTGCCGTCATCAGCGCGCATGACGAAACTGGAATCCTGCAAGGGCGTGGCCAAAGTAAACAGCGGCGAACGCTTCAACGCGGTGTAATAGATAATCGGTTTCAGGGTTGAACCGACGGCACGCTTCGCATCGAGCGCGCGATTGAAACCGGCGTAATCGGTATCGCGGCCGCCGACCAAGGCCCGCACCAATCCATTGCGCCGATCCTTGATCACCATCGCTGCTTGCAGAGCCTTGCCCTCATCAAGTCGGTTCAACCCCTTACTGACAACCAATTCCGCTTTGCGCTGAGTAACGGCATCGATGCTGGTAAAAATCTGCACGCCAGAGCGTTTGAAATCGATGGCACCGACATCGGATTTCAATTCACGTTTAATGGCATCGAGCACGGCCGGCATACCGCCCGATAATTTACGCGGCGTGTGCACAACACCCAAGGGCTTGCGTTGCAGTTGCTGCATCTCGGCGCTGCTGAGCTGGCCGACATCGGCGCGCATTTTCAGCACCAAATCGCGTCGTGATTTTGCCCGCTCGCTGTTGCGCCACGGCGAGTAATACGAAGGCCCGCGCAGCATCGCGACTAGCAAGGCACTTTCGTGTTCTGCCAGCTCCTGCAAAGGCTTACCGAAATAGTAGCGGCTGGCCAAGGCGACGCCGTGGATTGCGCGCTGACCATCTTGACCGAGATAAATTTCATTCAGATAACTTTCGAGGATTTCGCCTTTGTCGTAGTTGGCTTCGAGAATAATCGCCATCAGCGCTTCGCGAATTTTTCGCCACCAGGTGCGCTCGCTATTCAGAAAATAGTTCTTGACCAATTGCTGGGTGATGGTCGAAGCACCCTGCTCGGTTTGACCGGCACGAATATTGGCCCAGGCGGCACGCGCAATCGCCGTCGGACTAATACCAAAATGGGAATAGAACTGGCGATCTTCGGCAACCAGCAAGGCATCAATCAAATGCTGCGGCACTTCCGTCAGCCGCACCAGTTCGCGGTCTTCATCTTTGCTCGGTGAAAAACGGCCGAGCAACACCGGATCGAGCCGCGCTTCCGCCAACGGTTCACCATTACCATCGCGCAAACGGGAAACACGGCCATCGCGAATCGACAGCACCACGATACGCTCCGGCAGTTTTTGATCAACGAAAGTGAATGCCCGCGCCCGAATATAGAACTGCTGATCGTCGCGCCGGTATTCGCCAGCGCGTGCCGGCTGTTCGCGTAAACGATAGCCGAGCAATTGCAATTCCAACTCCAAATCGGTCGCGCTCAGCAATTCCCCTTCACGCAAGCGATGTTCACGGGCATAGACACTGGCCGGTTCGGTCCAGCGCTGACCTTCAAAGCGCTTGCGCACATCGGCATGCAAATACAGCATCAGTGCGGCAAAACATACCGTCAATACCGCAAGGGTTTGCCAGAAAAAGCGCCACCAACGAAAGCCTTTTTTGCTTGCCTTACCATTGTTGGTTTTGCTGGAAGATGAAGTCTGCTTTGCTTTTTTTGCCACGGGAGATTCAGTTGCGAAGGAATGTCGAAAAATGCACGAAGCTGGAAATATCGTACGGGTTCAAGGCGGCACAGTTTAGCGAATTCGCGCCGGCAAAGACATGCAGCAACCCGTATTTCCGGCATCAAACAGAAAAAGGCGCCACTGGCGCCTTTTCTCTTGCGTTCGCATTACGGGCGGCGAAAGGCTCGTCCGCGAATGGCGCCTCGACAAGTTTCGGCGCCGCAGCCACAGGTAAAGGAGCGGAACAACTCATCCTCGGTGGTTTCGTAATCCATCGTCAGAAATTCGCCAGCCTTGATGTCGCGACGAGCTGTGAACGTCAGCGTGCTCATGTCGCAGGCCATATTCGGATCACAGGAGTGCAATACTTTGCCCATGACCAGTGGGTCGGAAACGTAATGCCCCGGCGCCTGTTGCAGTGTGAACAAGGACTGTTCCGATTGCACCGGCCCAAAGAAGCGGAAAACCACTTCGCCTTCGGCGACATCCACCAGCGAAATCAAACCCTCGCCTTTACCATCGTGCGTGCGAATCACTTGCACCTTGTCGCGGGTAGGCTCATTCAGAAACGGTGGGCAGAGTTTGTGGTAGTAACGAGGATGGCGGGCGGTTTCGGAAGCGTTGTCGGTCACCGGATGGCTATCGGACGAATTGACCAGATCCAAAGGCATGAGTTTCTCTCCTGATTTATTTCGGTGGTTTCGTCTGTCCGGCGCGGACACGAAACGCAAACCAGCTGCAATCGTCTTTGCAGCCGGACCAGAACCAACGATGACGTGCGGTATATGACATACGTTACGCGCTCCTTTTGTTGGCATGCCGGGCGATGAGTTTCACGATCGCCCAAACGCAAAAAACCTCCGTCGATGATTTTCATGCGCAGCCGGCCACTCGCCCTGTGCTGCCACAAAAAACAATCGCTCCGGAGGTCGCCAAACCGTCACATGACGGCGCTGTTAAATATGCGACTGGCGATTGCGCATTTCAAGTATTTTTTTGGATGGCTAAACCATTGTGGAAGTTCCAAGAACACAAATCGAATCAGCAGCTTAGCTCTTGCATTTTGTGAACGGGATCAGATTTGGTGCAGCGCGAAAGCGCGGGTCAGGCGCTCAGGTGGATTTGCGCGCCCGGTCATCGGCGGCTTTGCTGCGCCGGGTTGGCTCGGCTTCCAATGGATTTTCCGGCCAGTAATGTTTCGGGTATTGACCACGCATATCCTTGCGCACGTCCTGCCAGGCGTTTTGCCAAAAGCTCTGCAAATCCTGGGTAACGGCCAGCGGCCGACGCGCTGGCGACAGCAAATGCAACATGACCGGTACTCTGCCTTTCGCCAGCGTCGGCGTTTCCATTTGGCCAAACATTTCTTGCAATCGTACCGCCAATACCGGTGGGTGTTGGTCATAGTCAATCTTGACAGCGGTGCCGGTCGGCACGGTCAAATGCGTTGGCGCCATCGCATCGAGCCAGCGCATTGCCTCAAATTCGATCAAGGCACTGAGTGCGGGAAACACGTCAAGCTGTTGCAAATGCGCTTTGCGGGTAACGCCAGATAAAAACGGCGCCAGCCACTGCTCCAGTGTCGCCAGCAAATGCGCGTCACTGAGATCGGGCAAGCGATTTCTGTCACTGTCATCCAGCCCGGCCTGTTCGCGTAACCACTGCACCCGTTCCCGCAAACTTTTTGCTTTATCACCCCAGTGCAGCACCGACAAGCCAAGTGAACGAATGCCGGCGATCACCGCTGCTAATCGCGTCGCTTCGTTCAAGGTTACCGGCTTTTCACTGACAATCAGGGCTCCGATGCACTCCGCTTCGCGTGCCACCAGGGCGTCGGATTTTTCATCCCAAAAGCCTTCGATACGCGTTTCGATATGTGACGCCAATACGCTGCGCAGCAAGGATTCCTTGATCTCGGCCGCGAGAAAAATCCTTGCATCTTGACCAACGCCATCGACTTCGGCGACCGCCAGCCATTCGCATTTATTCAGCGGTGATCCATCCGGCAAACTTAAACCGACACCGGCGGCACTCTGGTAGCGCAGCGATTGTTTTTGCCGTTGTTTGCAAACGCGTTCCGGAAACGCCAACGCCAGTAAAGGCCCAATAAAGTCTTCGTCAGTCGCTGAATCTTCCGCACGCAGCATTTTCTTCAACCTTGCACTTTGCGCTCTGACTCGCTCCCGGGCGTTGCGATCGACAGCGCCGCCATGCTGCAAAGCCAACCAGCGCTGATGAAAGTCAACATCGCGAAAACCGACTTGCTGGCTGCGCAACAAATCGCGCTCCTCCAGCAGCGCGGCGATATCGCAAGCCAGACTGGTTTGCGAAAACTCACGCGCTTTCAGCAGCATATGGGCGTAGCGCGGATGCACCGGCAATGCCGCCATTGTCTTGCCGTGCTCGGTCAAACGGAGCTCGTGATCGAGAGCTTGCAGGCGCTGCAATAAATCGCGCGCTTGCTGTAAATGTGCAGCAGGCGGCGCATCAAGCAAGCGCAGCGTGGCAACATCGGTGACTCCCCATTGGGCGATTTCCAGCGCGAACGGCGCCAAATCGGTGCTCAGGATTTCCGGCGTTGGAAAACGCGCCAGGGATTGCTGCTGGCTTTCGCTCCACAGCCGATAACAGACACCCGGTGCCGTGCGGCCGGCTCGACCGCGACGCTGCTCGGCGGTCGCTTGCGACAACATCGTCGTGACCAAACCGGACATGCCACGACGTGGATCGAATCGCGATTGCCGTGCCAAACCGGAATCGATGACGACGCGCACGCCATCAATGGTCAAACTGGTTTCAGCAATTGCCGTGGCCAAGATTATTTTGCGCCGGCCCTGTGCATCCGGTTTCAGCGCCGCCTGTTGGGCACTGATGCTCGCTTCGCCAAACAGCGCATGAATCGCGACGCGCTCTTGCAGCAGTTCACGTAATGCCGTTTCAGCGCGGCGGATTTCCCGCTGGCCCGGCAGAAACACTAGCAAATCACCTTCTTGTTCATTCATTGCCCGTTGCGCAACGGCAACAATCGACTTCTCCAGCGGGTAATCGCTCGGACGAGGTGCGTAAAATGTTTGCACCGGAAAGCTGCGACCGGAGCTGGCAATCACCGGGCAATCATTCAGCAGCGAAGCAACCGCGACGCCATCGAGCGTCGCTGACATGACCAGCACGCGCAACTCATCGCGCAGTGCATCTTGCGCTTCCAGCGTCAATGCCAAGCCCAAATCGGCATGAATCGAGCGCTCGTGGAATTCATCGAAAATCACCACCGACACGCCTTCGAGCGATGGGTCATCCTGCAACATCCGGGTCAGAATGCCTTCGGTGACGACTTCAATGCGCGTCGCTGAGGAGATTTTTGATTCGCCACGAATTCGGTAGCCAACCTGTTGCCCGACCCGCTCGCCAAGCTGCGCCGCCATATACTCTGCGGCACGAATCGCCGCCAGCCGGCGCGGTTCCAGCATCAGGATTTTGCCCGGCGCGAAGGCGGCATCGGCAAGCAAAGCCAGCGGCACCCGCGTGGTTTTGCCGGCGCCCGGCTCGGCCGATAGCACGACATTGGGCTGTACGCGCAGTGCAGCCAATAATTCGGGCAGAACAGCATCTATCGGCAAAACGGACATCGGTTGGGTGAGGACAGTGGCAAAGGGTCGCCATTATGACGTGAATCCAGCCACCATTAATCGGTAACATCGGCTTATTGGCCAAATCAGTGTTGTCCTTGCCCCATGGCAAGGCCTACACTTGCCGCCATGCGAAAAATGATGCTGATTCTGCTGCTGCTCGTGCTGGTGCCCCGTTATGTCGGCGCCGGCGTTACGCATTGGCTCAATTGTCAGCCATCAGAGACCGCCACCAGCCATCATTCAGCGAGCCACGATGTCGAACCCCATCACGCGATGCACGGCGATGGTGAGCATCAGGGCCACCACGCCGAGCCTGATGAGCGTTCATCAGACCTCAGTGCAGATTCGCTCTGCCAGCATTGCGACGATTGCAGCGACCATTGCTCGGCCCTGCTTTTACAAGCCAGTCTCAATGGCCGCTTGTCGATCCGGCATGATTTGCAAATCGGCAGTACGCCATTCGACACCCCTTCCCGCCCGGAACTGATCTCCCGCCCCCCCAGGCTCCTGCACGTGTAATCAAGACCGTCGTGCGCCTGGCGCACGGCGAGGTTGACCACTAGCCAAGAGCTGACCATGAAATTTACCCATTATTTATGGCTGCTGCCGGCGCTATTCAGCATCGCGTTGCAAGCCGAAACCCCTGAAAACGCTCGCTTTGACCAGGCGCTCAGCGCCTATTGGCAGCGCCATCCCCAAGCCCAGGCACTAGCCGAGCACCAATTGGCTGCCGATGCTGAACTCGACAGCGCCCGGCGCTGGCTTGGCGACCGTCCATCGCTGACACTCGGTCGTATAGAGAACGGCGACGGCAGTGAAACGGAAACCGAATTCGAACTGGAATTGCCGCTGCCAATCGCGCGCGGCGCCCGCATCGACCAAAGCCAGGCACGTGGCAAGGCGCTGGCCGCTGAAGCGCAATATTTGAAACTGCAAATGGCGGCCGAATTGCTGCGCGCCGATGCGGAATTGCGTGCTCAGTTTCAACGCCAAACGCTGGCCGCTCAGCGCACACAAAGTGCCCGCCGCTTGGCGGAAAATGCTGCCCGCCGCGCCAACGCCGGCGAGCTGGCGCAAGCCGATTTATGGACCATCGAAGCGGAGCAACTGGCTGCCGAACAGGCCCTATTGCAAGCCGAACAGGCTTTGGCCGACGCTCAACAGCGTTGGCAGCAGCTGACTGGCCAGCGATTGACGGCGTTACCGCCACCGCTTGCCGTTATCCCGACAGCAAGCGATGCCGAGCGCACACCGGCGGAGCACCCGGCGCTGCAACAACTGGCTGCCGAGCATCAGCGCAACAGCGCCGCGCTGCGCGCAGAGAAAGACGGTTGGCTGCAAGGTAGCGCCTTGGCGCTGCAATACCGACGTGAAGAATTGTCGCCATTCGGCGAAAAAGAAAACTTCGCCGGTATCGCCTTTTCTATGCCGTTGCCGTTTGGCGCACCGCGCCGCGCCGCTATCGCCGAGGCGCGCGCCGAACAACGACAAAGCGAACTGCAATTTCAGCAACGAGAACGCGAATTGACGCTGGCCATCGAGCGAGCACAACAACGCCTGAACGCACTGCAACGCGAACAAGCGCTGCTGCAAAAGCGTCAGCAACTCACAGCGCAAGCGTTGGCCTTGGCCGAAAAAGCCTTTGAACTGGGCGAACAAAGTCTCGCCGAATTCCTGCTCACCCAAACCCGCGCTTACGACACCGAAGCCGACGCCATTAGCTTCACGCAACAACAACAACAGGCCTATGCCGACTTAATCGAAGCGCAAGGATTTTTGCCATGAACCGTCTGAATGTTTCCACTTTGATCTTGACGCTGGTGTTAAGCGCCACCTCGGTTTTTGGCCATGGCGGTGAAGAACACAGTCACGGCGACGAAACGCCGGCGACCAGCACCGCCAACACCAGCGCCCGATTGGCACTGGAAGGCGAGCAACTGGAGGCCGTGCTGGTTTACAGCGAAACGCCCTGGCAGTTGTACCTCGATGATCGCGATCGCAACGCCCCCGTTGATGCCGAGTTAAACATCGATCTCGACGGCCAAACTCTCGCTGTCGAGCGCGTCGACAATGGCAGCTATCAACTCGCGGTGCCGGAAAACTCGCTGGGTAAACACAGCATCGTCATTGCCGTCACCAGCGAACAGTACAACGAACTGCTGCTCGCTGACTTTACCGTCAGTGCCGATCAGGAAGCCGCTCACCAACACTGGTCATGGTGGTGGTTGACACTATTGCTTGTGCCGCTCGCTGGCTGGCTATTCTGGCGCAAACGCCAAGCGGCAACGGCGGTGCTGATCATGACATTTGTTGGCGCTTCAACCGACGGTTTTGCCCATGGCGATGAGCAACACAGCCACGAATCAGAACTACCGACGACGCTTGGCAGCGCCAGCCCAATGCGCTTGCCCGATGGACAATTGTTTGTACCGAAGCCCAGCCAACGGCTGATGAATGTACGCACGGAAAAAACTGCTCTTGATAGCCACACATTAAGTTATCGACTGAACGCACAAGTGATTGCCGACCCGAGCGGCAGCGGGCTGGTGCAAGCGACGCAAACCGGTCGCGTGTTGCCGGCAGGAAAGCGCTTGCCGCAGCTGGGGGCCGAAGTCAAAGCCGGCGCTGTGCTCGCTTACCTTGAACCAGTGTTGAGCCAGGGCGAGCGCGCCTCCTTGCAGGCCGAACACGCGCAAGTGCAAAGCCAATTGCAATTGGCGGAACAGCGCTGGCAACGGCTGCAACAGATTCGCGATAGTGTGCCACGCAAAGAATGGGAAGCAGCACAGGCCGACGTCGACGCACTGCGCGTGCATGCCACCAGCCTGCAGCAATCGCTGCACGCAAAACTGCCGCTAACGGCACCGGTCAGTGGCGTTATCAGCGACGTGAAAATCGTTGCCGGCGCCATAGCCGACACCGGCCAGACGTTGTTCGAAATCGTCACACCGAAAGCGTTTTTGGTCGAAGCCCTGGCGTTCGATGAAGCGATGGCTGCGCAAATCAAAGATGCGGTGTTTGTGCATCAGGGCAATGAATACGCGCTGAGTTTTATTGGCGCTGGTCGCAAGCTGCGTGATCAAGCCGTGCCAGTGCAATTTCGCTTGCGGGAACCGGCCGAGCGCTTGAGCGTGGGTGCCATTGGTTCGGCGCTTGTGGTCAGTGGCCAGCAACAGTCCGGGGTACTGGTGCCGCAATCGGCGTTGCTGCGCGGCGATGATGGCCGGCAGATGCTGGTCATCAAACTGGCGCCAGAAATTTTTGCGCTGCGGGCCGTTGAAGCGCAAGCGCAACCGAACGCCACGGCACTGGTTACCAGCGGCTTGCAAGGTGGTGAACGCGTTGTTGTCAGCGGCGCCAGTCTGCTGCAACAAGTGCGCTGAAGGCAGGGAGCAAACGACGTGTTCAATTTCATTGTTGAATCAAGTCTACGTCAGCGCCTGTTCGTGCTGATTGTGGCTCTGCTGCTGATGGTTGGCGGCTTTTACTCGGCGCGGCAACTGCCCGTTGATGTGTTTCCGGATTTGAATCGTCCAACCGTGACGGTGATGACCGAAGCGCCCGGCATGGCACCTGAAGAAGTCGAGCAGTTTGTCAGTTTTCCGCTGGAGTCGGCGCTAAACGGCATGCCCGGCGTTACGCGTGTGCGTTCGGTTTCCGGCATTGGTTTGTCGGTCATTTATGTTGAGTTTGCCTGGGGCACCGACATTCTCGTCAACCGACAAATGGTTTCGGAGAAACTGCAAGCCGCACGCGAGCAGTTGCCGGATGACGCCCATGCCCAGATGGGACCTATCGCGTCGATCATGGGCGAGATCATGCTGATTGCGCTGGCCGCCGATGGTGCCGATGCGATGCGGGTGCGGGAAATCGCGGAATACGATTTGCGTCCACGTCTGCTCAGCATTCCCGGTATCGCACAAGTCATTCCAATTGGTGGCGAGGTGCGCGAGTTTCGCGTAACGCCAGACCCGCAGCGTTTGATGGCGCTGCAGATCCCGCTGGCTGAACTATCAGACAGCCTGAAGGATTTCGGTCAGAACACCAGCGGCGGCTTTCTCGACCAGGCCGGGCGCGAATACCTGATTCGTCATCAGGGGCGCAATACCTCGTTGGAAGATTTGCAGCGGCTGGTGGTCGCTCATCGTGACGAACATCCGGTGTTGTTAAAACAGGTGGCGGATGTGCAAATTGCCGCCAAACCGAAACGCGGTGATGCCAGTTTCAATGCCACACCGAGCGTGATTCTGTCAGTGCAAAAACAACCGGGTGCCGACACGCTGAGTCTGACGGCGGAAATCGAGAAAACCCTGGCCCAGTTCAATGCCCAGAAGCCGGAAGGTTTACGCGCAGCAGAAGTGTTGTTCCGCCAGGCCAGCTTTATCGATGCGTCAATTGACAACGTACAGGAAGCGCTTCGTGATGGCGCCGTTATGGTCATGATCATTCTGGTCATGTTCCTGATGAGTGCACGCACCACCTTGATCTCGCTGCTGGCAATTCCGATGTCAATTGCGATGACGTTGATGGTGTTCAAGCTGATGAACCTGTCGCTGAACACGATGACACTCGGAGGCATTGCCATCGCGGTCGGCGAACTGGTCGATGATGCCGTCGTCGATGTCGAAAATATTTTACGGCGACTGCGACAAAAACTCGGCACCGAGCCGTTATTCGACATTGTTCGCGATGCCTCCATTGAAGTGCGTTCCGGCATCGTCTACGCGACGCTGATCGTCATCCTGGTGTTTGTACCACTGTTCGCCCTGCCCGGCATCGAAGGCCGCTTGTTCATTCCACTGGGTATTGCCTATATCGTTTCGATTCTGGCCAGTTTGTTGGTGTCGATGACGGTAACACCGGTGCTGTCTTACTACCTGTTGCCAAAAATGAAACGTTTGCGGCATGGAGACAGTGCGCTGGTGCAATACTTAAAAAAATGGGATGAAAAGCTATTGCACTGGAGCTTCGACCATCATCGGCCGCTGTTTACGGTCTCGATCGCGCTGGTGTTCGTTGCCGTTGCCGTCATTCCGTTTTTACCGCGCAGTTTCCTACCGCCGTTCAACGAAGGCACGCTGACCATTAATCTGCTGATGAAGCCCGGCGTGTCGCTGGAAGAGTCGAACCGGGTGGGCACGTTGGCCGAACAATTGCTGCTGCAAATTCCCGAAGTGAAAAAAGTGGG from Permianibacter aggregans harbors:
- a CDS encoding efflux RND transporter permease subunit, with amino-acid sequence MFNFIVESSLRQRLFVLIVALLLMVGGFYSARQLPVDVFPDLNRPTVTVMTEAPGMAPEEVEQFVSFPLESALNGMPGVTRVRSVSGIGLSVIYVEFAWGTDILVNRQMVSEKLQAAREQLPDDAHAQMGPIASIMGEIMLIALAADGADAMRVREIAEYDLRPRLLSIPGIAQVIPIGGEVREFRVTPDPQRLMALQIPLAELSDSLKDFGQNTSGGFLDQAGREYLIRHQGRNTSLEDLQRLVVAHRDEHPVLLKQVADVQIAAKPKRGDASFNATPSVILSVQKQPGADTLSLTAEIEKTLAQFNAQKPEGLRAAEVLFRQASFIDASIDNVQEALRDGAVMVMIILVMFLMSARTTLISLLAIPMSIAMTLMVFKLMNLSLNTMTLGGIAIAVGELVDDAVVDVENILRRLRQKLGTEPLFDIVRDASIEVRSGIVYATLIVILVFVPLFALPGIEGRLFIPLGIAYIVSILASLLVSMTVTPVLSYYLLPKMKRLRHGDSALVQYLKKWDEKLLHWSFDHHRPLFTVSIALVFVAVAVIPFLPRSFLPPFNEGTLTINLLMKPGVSLEESNRVGTLAEQLLLQIPEVKKVGRRTGRAEMDEHAEGVHYGEIDVDLQDRERPREAVIADIRNRLNALPASISIGQPISHRLDHLLSGVRAEIAIKIFGEDLDALRSLAESLRTQLANVDGLVDLSVERQVRVPQIKVQLDYERAAALGVTPSQVLRALEQLVGGERVTQLIDGNRRYDVVIRVDDRFRNADGLSQLLIPVKDGHVPLSELAQIIETDGPNQIGREQSRRRIILSANTQDRAISDVMVDVQNVIDNFSLPERYSIALEGQFQAQQQATSLISLLSVISFLLIFLVLYSRYHSGRLALLIMANIPMALVGSVVALWLSGQPLSVASLIGFITLAGISARNGILKISHYLHLMQHEGERFDQYMIVRGSLERLTPVLMTALTAAFALIPLVLSSGDPGKEILHPVAVVIFGGLISSTLLDTIVTPVAYWRWGENASKTFLQQSTPTP
- a CDS encoding SET domain-containing protein-lysine N-methyltransferase, translating into MPLDLVNSSDSHPVTDNASETARHPRYYHKLCPPFLNEPTRDKVQVIRTHDGKGEGLISLVDVAEGEVVFRFFGPVQSEQSLFTLQQAPGHYVSDPLVMGKVLHSCDPNMACDMSTLTFTARRDIKAGEFLTMDYETTEDELFRSFTCGCGAETCRGAIRGRAFRRP
- the mrcB gene encoding penicillin-binding protein 1B → MAKKAKQTSSSSKTNNGKASKKGFRWWRFFWQTLAVLTVCFAALMLYLHADVRKRFEGQRWTEPASVYAREHRLREGELLSATDLELELQLLGYRLREQPARAGEYRRDDQQFYIRARAFTFVDQKLPERIVVLSIRDGRVSRLRDGNGEPLAEARLDPVLLGRFSPSKDEDRELVRLTEVPQHLIDALLVAEDRQFYSHFGISPTAIARAAWANIRAGQTEQGASTITQQLVKNYFLNSERTWWRKIREALMAIILEANYDKGEILESYLNEIYLGQDGQRAIHGVALASRYYFGKPLQELAEHESALLVAMLRGPSYYSPWRNSERAKSRRDLVLKMRADVGQLSSAEMQQLQRKPLGVVHTPRKLSGGMPAVLDAIKRELKSDVGAIDFKRSGVQIFTSIDAVTQRKAELVVSKGLNRLDEGKALQAAMVIKDRRNGLVRALVGGRDTDYAGFNRALDAKRAVGSTLKPIIYYTALKRSPLFTLATPLQDSSFVMRADDGKTWQPKNYDGQSRGIVSLHRALSESLNLATARLAMEVGLKQVEKSLREMGIERPIALWPSLALGALELSPLEVATLYSGIAHGQQVMPSHAIVAARFDDGEVWRRQTESLGELHPASSFLTAYTLQEAVRDGTGKSLGARYPSLNLAGKTGTTNDTRDSWFVGFDDEYLIVTWLGRDDNQSTGLTGASGAMQLFADMIAVKTSAPLSLRLPASVRFAYLDGSGNAYGQACERMEWLPVIMTDEMRMECP
- a CDS encoding efflux RND transporter periplasmic adaptor subunit, which codes for MNRLNVSTLILTLVLSATSVFGHGGEEHSHGDETPATSTANTSARLALEGEQLEAVLVYSETPWQLYLDDRDRNAPVDAELNIDLDGQTLAVERVDNGSYQLAVPENSLGKHSIVIAVTSEQYNELLLADFTVSADQEAAHQHWSWWWLTLLLVPLAGWLFWRKRQAATAVLIMTFVGASTDGFAHGDEQHSHESELPTTLGSASPMRLPDGQLFVPKPSQRLMNVRTEKTALDSHTLSYRLNAQVIADPSGSGLVQATQTGRVLPAGKRLPQLGAEVKAGAVLAYLEPVLSQGERASLQAEHAQVQSQLQLAEQRWQRLQQIRDSVPRKEWEAAQADVDALRVHATSLQQSLHAKLPLTAPVSGVISDVKIVAGAIADTGQTLFEIVTPKAFLVEALAFDEAMAAQIKDAVFVHQGNEYALSFIGAGRKLRDQAVPVQFRLREPAERLSVGAIGSALVVSGQQQSGVLVPQSALLRGDDGRQMLVIKLAPEIFALRAVEAQAQPNATALVTSGLQGGERVVVSGASLLQQVR
- a CDS encoding TolC family protein, whose product is MKFTHYLWLLPALFSIALQAETPENARFDQALSAYWQRHPQAQALAEHQLAADAELDSARRWLGDRPSLTLGRIENGDGSETETEFELELPLPIARGARIDQSQARGKALAAEAQYLKLQMAAELLRADAELRAQFQRQTLAAQRTQSARRLAENAARRANAGELAQADLWTIEAEQLAAEQALLQAEQALADAQQRWQQLTGQRLTALPPPLAVIPTASDAERTPAEHPALQQLAAEHQRNSAALRAEKDGWLQGSALALQYRREELSPFGEKENFAGIAFSMPLPFGAPRRAAIAEARAEQRQSELQFQQRERELTLAIERAQQRLNALQREQALLQKRQQLTAQALALAEKAFELGEQSLAEFLLTQTRAYDTEADAISFTQQQQQAYADLIEAQGFLP
- the hrpB gene encoding ATP-dependent helicase HrpB; amino-acid sequence: MSVLPIDAVLPELLAALRVQPNVVLSAEPGAGKTTRVPLALLADAAFAPGKILMLEPRRLAAIRAAEYMAAQLGERVGQQVGYRIRGESKISSATRIEVVTEGILTRMLQDDPSLEGVSVVIFDEFHERSIHADLGLALTLEAQDALRDELRVLVMSATLDGVAVASLLNDCPVIASSGRSFPVQTFYAPRPSDYPLEKSIVAVAQRAMNEQEGDLLVFLPGQREIRRAETALRELLQERVAIHALFGEASISAQQAALKPDAQGRRKIILATAIAETSLTIDGVRVVIDSGLARQSRFDPRRGMSGLVTTMLSQATAEQRRGRAGRTAPGVCYRLWSESQQQSLARFPTPEILSTDLAPFALEIAQWGVTDVATLRLLDAPPAAHLQQARDLLQRLQALDHELRLTEHGKTMAALPVHPRYAHMLLKAREFSQTSLACDIAALLEERDLLRSQQVGFRDVDFHQRWLALQHGGAVDRNARERVRAQSARLKKMLRAEDSATDEDFIGPLLALAFPERVCKQRQKQSLRYQSAAGVGLSLPDGSPLNKCEWLAVAEVDGVGQDARIFLAAEIKESLLRSVLASHIETRIEGFWDEKSDALVAREAECIGALIVSEKPVTLNEATRLAAVIAGIRSLGLSVLHWGDKAKSLRERVQWLREQAGLDDSDRNRLPDLSDAHLLATLEQWLAPFLSGVTRKAHLQQLDVFPALSALIEFEAMRWLDAMAPTHLTVPTGTAVKIDYDQHPPVLAVRLQEMFGQMETPTLAKGRVPVMLHLLSPARRPLAVTQDLQSFWQNAWQDVRKDMRGQYPKHYWPENPLEAEPTRRSKAADDRARKST